One window of the Seriola aureovittata isolate HTS-2021-v1 ecotype China chromosome 22, ASM2101889v1, whole genome shotgun sequence genome contains the following:
- the LOC130163652 gene encoding fish-egg lectin-like, with amino-acid sequence MKTVAAFLLVLCYLAGSHAWNCREGPRLSSITQIDAGLGKVVAVNRFNQAFVLIGTRWYRLSSVSLKHISVGPAGMWGASNTNRVYKSVAGNMLQSSGLSLQQVDAGGDGQVVGVSVGGSNTLCLRESFALAYKGVGSLSWSSLGRAMRYYSCSPNNGCWGVDTSFRVYFTQRIVPSNCGTSGWLYVAGQSMTMIEVGTDGSVFGVNRSGQVFQRIGISIRLPQGSAWRSVPMCMSIRHVSYDLGRLWAVTTSGLLMQCTH; translated from the exons atgaaaactgttGCAGCCTTCTTGCTGGTGCTGTGTTACCTGGCTGGTAGTCATG CATGGAACTGCAGGGAGGGTCCACGGCTGAGTAGCATTACACAGATTGATGCTGGACTGGGGAAAGTGGTCGCAGTAAACAGGTTCAATCAGGCATTTGTCCTTATAGGAACAAGGTGGTACAGACTCAGCTCCGTCAGCCTCAAGCATATCTCAGTGGGACCTGCAGGAATGTGGGGAgccagcaacacaaacagagtgTACAAGTCCGTGGCAGGAAACATGCTACAATCCAGTG gtctgtctctgcagcaggtgGATGCTGGTGGTGATGGTCAGGTTGTTGGAGTATCAGTTGGCGGAAGTAACACCCTCTGTCTGAGAGAGAGTTTTGCTTTGGCCTACAAGGGAGTGGGCTCCTTGAGCTGGAGTTCCCTGGGAAGGGCGATGAGGTACTACAGCTGCAGCCCGAACAACGGCTGCTGGGGAGTCGACACCAGTTTCCGGGTCTACTTCACACAG AGAATCGTACCAAGCAACTGTGGCACTAGTGGATGGCTATACGTGGCAGGACAATCCATGACAATGATTGAAGTGGGGACCGACGGAAGTGTTTTTGGAGTGAATAGGAGTGGCCAGGTGTTCCAAAG AATTGGCATCTCCATTCGTCTCCCCCAAGGATCAGCTTGGCGTTCTGTCCCAATGTGCATGTCCATCCGCCACGTGAGCTACGACCTGGGCCGGCTCTGGGCTGTGACCACCTCTGGTTTGCTTATGCAGTGCACACACTAA